In Rosa rugosa chromosome 4, drRosRugo1.1, whole genome shotgun sequence, the genomic stretch ccggattccgatcaccggccgtgtattgccccccaatagatgactatcagccatgtattgccccccaatagatgactatcagccgtgtattgccccccaataggattTTTAGTTGTctgaatgggaactaatctccctaaatttagacaaataaaactttgattacaaaaaaaaaaacaaggagattacatcaattcaaaacgtctattgccccccaatagccatctattgccccccaatagaactttcgatagccagaatgggaactaatcttcctaaaattagataaataaaactttgattaaacaaaaaaaCGAGTAGaatacatcaattcaaatatatattgctccccaatagatgtatattaccccccaatagacgtctattggggagcgatagaatattatttttcctgttttctttcctttcgggCCTTCTGTTGCAAAACAGAAGTAGCACCATTTTGATTTGCCTCCCAatacaacttttttttctttttttcccctttccTTCTCAGATTTCTTCCCacagtttacaaaaaaaaaaaagatttataaAAAGACAGAGAGGAGGAAAAAGGAAGATGAAAATGGAACCAGAGAGCAATGAGGAAtgaatgaataaataaaaactgaGAACGGAACTAAGCTACTTCTCTGGAATCCAATGGCATTGGCTTGGGAGAGCAACCAAGTAGCTCTGGCCTTCGTCCTTCACACCAAATACACAACAAGAAGGGCCTGAGCTCGTCTCCAGAGCATGAAGGTCGCGCACTCACCCATCTCCTTCTTCCCTGATCCAATCCCCTCAAATTCAGTTCTAGAACGAAGACCGAGGAACCATCGATCACCTAAGCCGCCGGATTCGGACCCTTGACCCGACTCATGGAGACCGCCCCGGCGCCGCCACAGCTTCAGACCGCGTCGCCAAGCACTGTCAAAACAGCGCCGTTGGAGAACAACAACGAGGCGAACTGTCGACGTCGGCGGCGGCGGTGTTGTAGTCGTCGGTGGCGGCGAAGTACGACGAtgaggaaaaggaagaagacgTGTGCCGGATCTGTAGGAAACTGGCGACGCCGATAacgccagagagagagagagagaatcgttctgtggacagagagagagagagagtcgttctgtggagagagatagagagagacggGGAGAGAGATGAGATAGTGGCAGAAAATGTAGTTTGTTAATTAGATTAagggtaaaattgacattttatcttaaattgggttagtaggaacaaaaatctgttgctggggtaagtgagataacttttgccaattttggtgctttgggtcaaggacccttatttttattatatatagCACGGAATTCAATTTTCATGATGGAAGCGTTAGAATGGTCAATTCCTTACCCTTGCCGCTAGCCACTTGATTTATTCTAACCGATCGAACTCATTTGGCTTGAAAACGTATGGCaggagaaaattttcttccgtCTACGTACAAGTGATTAAACAAGGAAAGTGCTCATAAAAAGGTCAAATAGCAAtgagaaagaagaaattatCATATGTATAGGTGATCGGAAACTCATTGCTTTGTTAGAATCCGGGATGAATACTACTACCTCTCATACGTCATAACACATAGAGGAGAGAGTGAACCCATAAACATCTTTAGACTACAATATTATATGGTATTATAATAGCAAACCCATAAATAAACTCTTCTCATACAAATCTTACTTGATACAAATTACCAGCATTTAAACTCGTACGAATCATTTCACATTCACAAGGATCTCTACTAATCTCTACTTAACTTGGCCTTTCCCTTTGTTAAGCAATCTCTTGATTTTTCTCCACCAATCTCACTTCCTTTGCAGATCTAAGCTTACTTGCCTGTCAAAGCAAAAACTAATGGTGAGTTTAATTATGAACTAGAactccagaaaaaaaaaatgcaaccaACATTTAACTAGTAGTGCATATTACatatgtttgtgtgtgtgtgtgtgtttgtgtttgaTCACAGAGATCGACCTGGTCCTCAGTAATTTCCACAGCAAAGCCATCAACAATAACCAGAGACAATGTCTTCCTGTAAGTTCCTGGTTCAAGGGTGCTTTCCAATAGCTCATCATGCTTCCGGCTTAGATACAGATCAAGCTCATTTGACGTccctttctttctattttatatacatatatacataaaaaTACCAATCATCATGAAGAAGATACAGTATCAgtactaattaattaaacagaagaaaaaaatcataTAAGCGACGTTTGATAAAAGAGCAGCAAATCAGAGAAGTTGTAGAACTGACCGATCAGATCGAAGGCGAGCGTATTGAGGATCATAATTCATGAAAACAAAGTATGATTcgctttttgtattttccattCTGGCTAGCTATTTCTTCGCCTGTTTGTTCTGGCTTGAGGATGGCTAGGTTATGAACCTATTTATAATGCCCTTCTTCAGCTATATGGTTATTTTTATATATGAATACGCGTACTTGATGTCACAAGAATCCAACATTTCTATGATTCTATCTACGATATTTTCAAGTATGCACCAATAATATAATTACCATTTACCAACTAACAATTACCATTTATCATATTAAAACGAGTGGATATATTTGAATAATTAAAACGAGTGTCtatctttaatttattttctttctaaataATTTGAAATTAGCTTCACGTTGTTGGTGAATATGCTTTCACTCTCTCTTAGGATTAATATACTTTTACTGTAGATAATTAAATGATattcaaattgataatcaacaCTTGGAGACTAGTGACATTTTTATACAaatattttataaaaaaatcatttttatagtAATAAACGATCTTGATTACCGAAACTTAAATGTAACCTCGAAAGTGAATGAACAAACATATTCACCCAAGGAAGACACTAACTATCACGAGTTGGTGATAGTGGGAAAACATCAATGGTTACAGAGGCCATATATCATTCACACTTGGAAGATTCTTGCATAGTGTTTGAAAATTACaatatattttaatttgtcTGCCACACGGTTGTGGTTTAAAGTCAACACTTACTAATAAAGTTTTCTGGCCGAATTAAGACATTTTCAATCAAAATTATGATTAATTAGAGAAGTACTGAGATACTATATAACACAAAGCTGTTCATGCGGCCGGTGCCTATTCTTGAGCAAAGTGAGGGAGTAGATAATCAATTTATTTCAAGATGTCATCATCTAGATTCTGATGATGACAAAGAGGGAATCACAAACCATTAAACCAAGTTAATTAGTCCTCCGATTCACTAATTGATCTTCGGATCCAGTATAGAACTGACTTGGAAGTCGATGATAGAATGAGATCATGATGGAATATATAATCCATTAACTTACTGTGTCCAACATCTATTAGATACCAAGTCCCCCTGTCCCCCAAATGCATCATACAATCTTTTAATCCATTTGTAACATTGCATCTGTGCATGCACGTGTGGGTGTTAGTTTAATTTATTTCTCATATGAACATGCTGAATTAAGTTTAAGAATAAGAAATTGAAAGTCAGATACTCTCGGAAAGAGATTTTTCGATCTACTATGTTATTAACCTATTATAAACCTATTCAGTTTAATGATATAATTTCTATTATCTCTTCAACAACTCATGATCTATCTTCACACCAAAATCAAAATATTATAAATAAAAGAGATCAAACAGTTTATTGAACTTTTAAACCCATGCCattattgaccaaaaaaaaaaaaaaaacccatgcCATTGATCAAAATGATCATGCCAAATAGTGCGCATTATCCACATTAGTACTGCCCGTAATGTGGATGAGAATAGTTTTGTTTAATTTCATAACTGCATAAACTAAGGCCGATGCATGGGGTTCGAAGGTCACAGGTCACAGGTACCAAGCCAGAAGCCAGAAGCCAGAAGCCCAGAACATGCGATTTTTTTAGTAGATTTACATTTCCATGTGATGGAGAAAGTAATAACAGGGTGTTGGAATACCaagtctctctccctctccccctCTCCACAGTATCAAGTAAGCATCCAGCTCTGACTAATCTGCTAGAAGCTTAAGCTTGTTGAATGGGTCAGCACCATGTACCACTTCACAACGTGTCAATGGTAAGGCGTGTGAAAGCTGGGTCGGGTACTTTCTTCGAGATGAGATTCCTCAGTCAGAAAGAGCTGGAAAAAACACTGAGAAATTAAAAAGACATAGTATACTACTCGTGTAGTCGTGTGCATGTTTGCTGTCACTCACATGCATATATGGTGCTTCTCTTCTCTGCTGCCAGGCGCTATCTAACTACTACTGTACATTCAGATTCAGTGGACTCTCTGCTCCCAGGAGTCCAGGACCAAGAGTTTAGCTAGGTTTAATTTATTATAACATGCATATACTCTAATGGACTCGGTCTAGGTTAGGAGGTTAATTTATACTAATCATGCATAGTACGCAGTCGAAGgctctgtttggctccaaaaccagttggcttgcaaactgtctcttttgagcgagtgattgcgcaggcgtgccagcaccgcggggtgcagtcgttggggtagtcccttgacctgacttcttcttcaagcgctgtggacgaggagagcaccaacctcgtcacagggttcttctctagcctttcggaaaaggacttttgccttacggataaggactttggatgtgatctcttcgcgtcaccgaatcgatacttagtattgcagactaagcagagcaatcactgggaagtttggagaaagcacgggttgcgctaaagcgtgactttagcttcgctgggttgcgagggcgttacccttgcttcgctggtagtaacagtggcggttgcgctcgcagtcggctcctggggagactgggactggaagtacggtcgccggttggtttggtgatgctgacagtcggctcttggagagactaggactggcgcacggtcaccgggtttcaacaagattgaaggtttgctccggggaggctttgtaatcgctaggattgattgatatgagagaggtctttaattcgtccttgaaacctggtatatatacctagggtttcgacagctccttgttgtagaaggattattgattgaagtttcctagtcaatctctgctacctgactccaataaggtttcgttttcctcatggattccggaatgggtgaagctgtaacccaaaccctagtaggcttatttttgggccgctggtatcggcccgctgtgctagatccactaaaggatattgccaaaattacttttgggctcaaacattgccccccaggcctcgaaatcagacccatgaaaatgtaactgattgaaggggactaaaacgacgcgttcaatgcttgaaacgatgtcattaatgagggttgcgtcctttCGCTCACGAAAAACGCCCTTTCTgtcgtatcgtttccctcacaaaatctcttatttaaatccgcagccacttcagacctgtcacatcagaaactcttttagtctcctaaacccagaaaccctcttttgcacacatcttcctctttgaaacccagaaatggctcccccgaaaaagatagttatcgatcaagaagaagaactgaatgaacaggCCGCCCATTCTTGGGGAACCAACATCGGTGCCAGCTTGATCCTCCAGACCATTATCCAGAGACCCCTGCTCCTCAGACTCTCGAACAAccatgccggactgggtccaacGCCGCGAGACTCTTTCCCAGCCGACGCCATCGCCTTCTATGGCTTACCTGTTCGCCGCCCCAtcccagtcctccgaaggactcctggggattttaccagttggagtgcccctaatcatcgatcaaaaatagggcattggccatcttttatcagtgcggcggagctttcctggtatcgtgagGCGAGAGctcgagatctggctcgctggaacgcagcaggtatcacccatactatcgatcgttgttttcgtcttccgcgcggtggcaatcgttcgccactcgctgcctttctctgtttttggaacaccgccaccaacaccttcgattttcgatttggccaaatgagtatcactttattggacattctcaccgtcactggcctacccatcgacggcgagccttatctgcatggccaattcgactctgatacttttacctccaccatggcccaacatggtcgcagcgctcatagcggctcctatccgcggtggttggcttattaccgccaggagcacaatgcgactggcgggattgctttcttggagtactggctctgtaagtttatcttctgtacttcctcctgtaagcccactggtgcctggacctttctggcaacggccctctacaacggtcgccgcgtggggttaggacaaccagtgctgggtgccctctatcgcactttgtaccaagccaccatgcatcccttcgagactagcatttctggccctttttggattcttgacttctggattcaaatttacttcccatattttcgtcgcgacgacatcccattgcttccacctactgatcaactcctgggacgatggctcagtcgcgatgaaaggtacacatcccctccttattctgagtgcttcacatacttgtaccttctgcacgagataccatactgcgacttagtgctgagtagaagattcccggctccgcttgaacacggatttctccctggcgcctctcgctacagtgatcgcgcgcgcttggcttttcgccgcgcaatctcctgttcagacatcaggattgccgctgacgaactcagttacgagctctacgctcccaaccacttcgctcgccaactcggccttgttcaattagtgtcattccctctgtatgatgcttggaactacaaCACCTCTTGGCGTAGACTTGGGCCTCTctctgggcctccgccagcacaaagcacacTCGCACTGGTTgatctccctgactgggctaAAGAGATTGACTTTGTGGATGGGGCTGAGGAAGGATACGAGgcatggtgggcagaagtttttgttaactgctggaggcaacagCATGATGAGCTATTCGCTGCCATTTTCGGGGAACTGCGATACCCCTATACTGCCGACGTCGATCTACTTGCTCACGTCCCTGAAGACGCTGCACAagctcctcctcctgctgctgagccggctccgcgacccgcgcgagccccacaTCAGGCCCAGGCTGGTATCGTAATCCGCGAACCCCCTCAAGAGGTAAATATCCTGACTCATGTTTTGTCCTTTGTTCATTTGCTCTTCCCTTTTAATTCAAATTTTGCTATTCCAGGGAAACGCGCCATTTTCTGGCAGTCGCGCAGCCAACACTTCCCAAGCCACTGACCAgtctgggaaacaaaaggcagtaatgacagagcctgaagacaaagaatcctcctctgatgatgatgactcgcAGACGGTAAGAACTTTCTGTTTGAGTAAATCATACTTCCCCCACGAATCAAACCTAATCTTCTGATCCCAACAGATCGCCGCCCTCTCGGCTCGGAAACGCAGTCGctctgatcctcgaactgacctatgggcagaagatgaaccaatcgctgaccgactggTAAGACGCAAGCACACTCAATACTTGTTAgcaatttcttttcattctatGCGACCATGTAACAATCCTCATTCGCAGGTTCGCCAGAGGTCCTTGAGACACactgaagaaggatcttcagctgctggtgaaggcacatctgcttcccaagcccaagcgccaactattgtgaacaactctccacctcctgcgggcgctgccagtaatgcacagttggccttgatcccagtgcagatcatagatgataGCTCGCCTGAGGCCGAAGATAGAGTACCGTTACCGGATGCACCTCGCAAGGAACCAAGCGATATACCTGTCCTGGAACAAATAGTGCCTGACTCAATTCCTATTCCCAGCAAAGTTAACCCAGAGGTAATGCCAGCGGTCATTGTGAGTGAGCCCCCAGCCGAGGAGGTATTTCCCTTAACCAACTAATTCATTATTACTTCCTGGCTTAAATATTCTGACAATACCTTCTTTCAGAATCCAAATGCCTTCAACACTGAGGACGCTGTAGCTGAAGCTGTAGAGGCAGAAGCTGCTGAGCCCGCTCTTAATATGGTTGGTCAAGAACTTCctccccctgccccccaagtcgCTGAAGCCGGAGAATTGGGAGACCTTCCTGAACCAGCGCCAGAGGCAGCACCTGTCGCTGAGCCACCAACTCCCTCCActctggaaaggttagctcgCGTACTCGAAGTGACCCctcctggggtcgtagatgaagctagagaaggccttcgtcgcttcctgggccctgatatcttgattcctggtgcgcccgtgagagtcttagaatatttgagggtacttctccgcgagggagccatcactgaagatcaattccaagaggtcgatcaactgctgcaaaatcttcctcaagggctcaatgagcggGCAGTCGCGAACGCGCAGGCTAGGCAGACCGAGACGCACTATCAGAACCTCACTCAGCACACAGAGACCGCGCGCGACTTCTTGGAtgaccaagctaacctcatcagggaactgacgctcgaaaagaaccacttgaggtcccagattcaggcttttcaagcccggttaactgacgttactaccaggcttactcatgcggagcctcagttagaacaacccctcgctgccttcgagacgctatcccaggaactggctcaggctcgtgtggcagcccaacaagccgcacaagctgctgcggatgctagttttcgtttagatgaacttttccttcgcctgacccatgcaggccgcagacttttgggcctctagaattaagcccatgtttcgtacgaacaataatattattat encodes the following:
- the LOC133742140 gene encoding subtilisin-like protease SBT2.5 — its product is MENTKSESYFVFMNYDPQYARLRSDRKKGTSNELDLYLSRKHDELLESTLEPGTYRKTLSLVIVDGFAVEITEDQASKLRSAKEVRLVEKNQEIA